In one window of Streptomyces roseofulvus DNA:
- a CDS encoding TadA family conjugal transfer-associated ATPase — protein sequence MTGTGAVETGTATVPRGAGPEARAGGAGLLDAVRQRLAASGAEPTPARVAAALRAQGRLLGDAEVLGAAEELRCELTGAGPLEALLADPDVTDVLVSAPDRVWVDRGAGLERAPVVFADAAAVRRLAQRLAAVAGRRLDDARPWVDARLPDGTRMHAVLPPVAVGSTCLSLRVMRPRAFTLEELTAAGTVPPGGDRVLRALIEARVSYLVSGGTGTGKTTLLAALLGLVGERERIVLAEDSAELRPDHPHVVRLEARPPNQEGAGLVTLRDLVRQALRMRPDRLVVGEVRGGEAVDLLAALNTGHEGGSGTLHANTATDVPARLEALGTAAGLDRAALHSQLGAGLSAVLHLVRDRDGRRRIAEIHVLERDRAGLVRTVPALRWAPDGFGRERGWPRLRALVGGAP from the coding sequence ATGACGGGGACGGGAGCGGTGGAGACCGGGACGGCGACCGTCCCGCGCGGCGCGGGGCCGGAGGCGCGGGCGGGCGGCGCCGGACTGCTCGACGCCGTGCGGCAGCGGCTCGCGGCGAGCGGCGCCGAGCCGACCCCGGCCCGGGTGGCGGCCGCCCTGCGGGCCCAGGGCCGGCTGCTCGGGGACGCCGAGGTGCTGGGCGCCGCCGAGGAGCTGCGCTGCGAACTGACCGGAGCGGGACCGCTGGAGGCCCTGCTCGCCGACCCCGACGTCACCGACGTGCTCGTCTCGGCGCCCGACCGGGTGTGGGTCGACCGGGGCGCCGGTCTGGAGCGGGCGCCCGTCGTCTTCGCCGACGCCGCCGCCGTCCGCAGGCTCGCCCAGCGGCTGGCGGCGGTGGCCGGGCGGCGCCTCGACGACGCCCGGCCGTGGGTGGACGCCCGGCTGCCGGACGGCACCCGCATGCACGCGGTCCTCCCGCCCGTCGCCGTCGGCTCCACCTGCCTCTCGCTGCGCGTGATGCGCCCCCGGGCCTTCACCCTGGAGGAGTTGACCGCGGCCGGCACCGTGCCGCCGGGCGGTGACCGGGTGCTGCGCGCGCTGATCGAGGCCCGGGTGTCCTACCTGGTCAGCGGGGGTACCGGCACCGGCAAGACGACGCTCCTCGCGGCCCTGCTCGGACTGGTCGGGGAGCGGGAGCGGATCGTCCTCGCCGAGGACTCGGCCGAACTCCGCCCGGACCACCCCCACGTGGTGCGTCTGGAGGCCCGGCCGCCGAACCAGGAGGGCGCCGGGCTGGTCACCCTCCGGGACCTGGTCCGCCAGGCGCTGCGGATGCGCCCCGACCGGCTGGTGGTCGGCGAGGTCCGCGGCGGCGAGGCCGTCGATCTCCTGGCGGCCCTCAACACCGGTCACGAGGGCGGCTCGGGGACTCTCCACGCCAACACCGCGACCGATGTGCCCGCCCGGCTGGAGGCGCTCGGCACGGCCGCCGGGCTCGACCGGGCCGCCCTGCACAGCCAGTTGGGCGCCGGACTGTCCGCCGTGCTGCACCTGGTGCGGGACCGGGACGGGCGGCGCCGGATCGCCGAGATCCATGTGCTGGAGCGGGACCGGGCCGGTCTGGTGCGGACGGTGCCGGCGCTCCGCTGGGCCCCGGACGGGTTCGGGCGGGAGCGGGGCTGGCCCCGGCTGCGCGCCCTGGTCGGAGGTGCCCCGTGA
- a CDS encoding HAD-IB family hydrolase yields the protein MLSVVENHSLPRTAAFFDLDKTVIAKSSTLTFSKSFYRGGLISRRAALRTAYIQFVFLVGGADHDQMERMREYLSALCKGWNVAQVRELVAETLHDLIDPIIYDEAASLIEEHHAAGRDVVIVSTSGAEVVEPIGEMLGADRVVATRMVVGDDGCFTGEVEYYAYGPTKAEAVRELAKSEGYDLSRCYAYSDSATDIPMLEAVGHPYAVNPDRTLRREAVAREWPVLGFERPVRLKQRLPEFRMPPRPALMAVAAVGAAAATAGLVWYATRRRHRAATAAALAGH from the coding sequence ATGCTCAGCGTTGTGGAAAACCACTCCTTGCCGCGCACAGCCGCCTTCTTTGACCTGGACAAGACGGTCATTGCGAAGTCATCGACGCTGACCTTCAGCAAGTCCTTCTACCGGGGCGGACTGATCAGCCGCCGCGCCGCCCTGCGGACGGCCTACATCCAGTTCGTGTTCCTGGTCGGCGGGGCCGATCACGACCAGATGGAGCGGATGCGCGAATATCTTTCCGCGCTCTGCAAAGGCTGGAACGTGGCCCAGGTCAGGGAACTCGTCGCCGAGACCCTGCACGACCTGATCGACCCGATCATCTACGACGAGGCCGCCTCCCTCATCGAGGAGCATCACGCCGCCGGCCGCGACGTCGTGATCGTGTCCACCTCCGGTGCCGAGGTGGTCGAGCCGATCGGGGAGATGCTCGGGGCGGACCGGGTCGTCGCCACCCGGATGGTGGTCGGCGACGACGGGTGCTTCACCGGGGAGGTGGAGTACTACGCCTACGGCCCGACGAAGGCCGAGGCGGTCCGCGAGCTGGCGAAGTCGGAGGGGTACGACCTGTCCCGCTGCTACGCCTACAGCGACTCGGCGACCGACATCCCCATGCTGGAGGCGGTCGGGCACCCGTACGCGGTCAACCCGGACCGGACGCTGCGCCGCGAGGCGGTCGCCCGGGAGTGGCCGGTGCTGGGCTTCGAGCGTCCGGTGCGGCTCAAGCAGCGGCTGCCGGAGTTCCGGATGCCGCCCCGTCCGGCTCTCATGGCCGTGGCGGCGGTGGGTGCGGCGGCGGCCACCGCGGGACTGGTCTGGTACGCCACCCGCCGGCGTCACCGGGCCGCGACCGCGGCCGCGCTCGCCGGGCACTGA
- the ssd gene encoding septum site-determining protein Ssd encodes MASRPGGAEYEDVARDEEGVRGPGPLIVTEDVVLLDDLLRLCAAAGVEPEVHHRVPERRASWTDPPLVLVGEDAAARCRGATRRPGVVLVGRAQDDPAVWRLAVEVGADSVLRLPGAESLLVDRIADAAEGVGRTALTVGVVGGRGGAGASTLACGLALAAARTGRRTLLVDGDPLGGGLDVLLGAEREQGRRWGDFAASKGRLAGGALEESLPAARGVRVLSWGREPTGAVPPDAVRSVLAAARRRGGVVVVDLPRAVDEAGTEFLAQLDLGLLVVPGELRAVAAAHRITGTLSLLVRDLRAVVRGPYAEGLDDRWVADALRLPLAGELPYDPGIVTDQDADAPPGAQSRGPLGRFCTAFWERALPAGGAA; translated from the coding sequence ATGGCTTCCCGTCCGGGCGGAGCGGAGTACGAGGACGTGGCGCGGGACGAGGAAGGGGTGCGCGGACCGGGTCCGCTGATCGTCACCGAGGACGTCGTCCTCCTCGACGATCTGCTGCGGCTGTGCGCCGCGGCCGGCGTCGAGCCCGAGGTGCACCACCGGGTGCCCGAGCGGCGGGCGAGCTGGACCGACCCCCCGCTCGTCCTGGTCGGGGAGGACGCGGCGGCCCGCTGCCGGGGCGCCACGCGCCGCCCCGGAGTCGTCCTCGTCGGGCGGGCCCAGGACGATCCGGCGGTGTGGCGGCTCGCCGTCGAGGTCGGCGCCGACAGCGTCCTGCGGCTGCCCGGCGCCGAGTCCCTGCTGGTCGACCGGATCGCGGACGCCGCCGAGGGCGTCGGCCGGACGGCGCTGACCGTCGGCGTCGTCGGCGGGCGGGGCGGGGCCGGTGCCTCCACTCTCGCGTGCGGGCTCGCGCTCGCCGCCGCCCGCACCGGCCGGCGGACCCTGCTTGTCGACGGCGACCCGCTCGGCGGCGGGCTCGACGTGCTCCTCGGCGCCGAGCGCGAGCAGGGACGCCGCTGGGGCGACTTCGCCGCCTCGAAGGGCAGGCTGGCCGGCGGCGCCCTGGAGGAGTCGCTGCCCGCCGCCCGGGGAGTGCGGGTGCTCAGCTGGGGCCGGGAGCCCACCGGCGCGGTGCCGCCCGACGCGGTCCGGTCCGTGCTCGCGGCGGCCCGCCGCCGGGGCGGGGTCGTCGTGGTCGATCTGCCGCGCGCCGTCGACGAGGCCGGGACCGAGTTCCTGGCCCAGCTCGACCTCGGCCTCCTCGTCGTCCCCGGCGAACTGCGGGCGGTCGCGGCCGCCCACCGGATCACCGGCACCCTCTCCCTGCTCGTGCGCGACCTCCGGGCCGTGGTCCGGGGGCCGTACGCGGAGGGACTCGACGACCGCTGGGTCGCCGACGCGCTGCGGCTGCCGCTCGCGGGCGAACTCCCCTACGACCCCGGCATCGTGACGGACCAGGACGCGGACGCCCCGCCGGGCGCCCAGTCCCGCGGACCGCTCGGCCGCTTCTGCACCGCCTTCTGGGAGCGCGCGCTGCCCGCCGGAGGTGCGGCATGA
- the acs gene encoding acetate--CoA ligase — protein MSYDAGHIRTEDALGKGDVVSNESLANLLREERRFAPPAELAAHANVTAEAYEQAEADRLGFWAGQAKRLTWATEPTETLDWSNPPFAKWFADGELNVAYNCVDRHVEAGHGDRVAIHFEGEPGDSRAITYAELKDEVSKAANALTELGVRKGDRVAVYLPMIPEAAITMLACARVGAAHSVVFGGFSADAVASRIQDADAKVVVTADGGYRRGKPSALKPAIDEAVAKCPTVEHVLVVRRTGQDTAFTEGRDVWWHELVERQSAEHTPEAFPAEHPLFILYTSGTTGKPKGILHTSGGYLTQAAYTHHAVFDLKPETDVYWCTADIGWVTGHSYIVYGPLANGATQVMYEGTPDTPHQGRFWEIVQKYGVTILYTAPTAIRTFMKWGDDIPAKFDLSSLRVLGSVGEPINPEAWIWYRKHIGADRCPIVDTWWQTETGAMMISPLPGVTEAKPGSAQRPLPGISATVVDDEANEVPNGGGGYLVLTEPWPSMLRTIWGDDQRFIDTYWSRFEGKYFAGDGAKKDDDGDIWLLGRVDDVMLVSGHNISTTEVESALVSHPSVAEAAVVGAADETTGQAIVAFVILRGTASEDEALVAELRNHVGATLGPIAKPKRILPVAELPKTRSGKIMRRLLRDVAENRELGDVTTLTDSSVMSLIQTKLPAAPSED, from the coding sequence ATGAGCTATGACGCGGGACACATACGCACAGAGGACGCCCTGGGAAAGGGAGATGTCGTGAGCAACGAGAGCCTGGCCAATCTGCTCCGGGAAGAGCGCCGCTTCGCGCCGCCCGCCGAGCTGGCCGCGCACGCCAACGTGACGGCGGAGGCGTACGAGCAGGCCGAGGCGGACAGGCTGGGCTTCTGGGCCGGGCAGGCCAAGCGCCTGACCTGGGCCACCGAGCCGACCGAGACCCTCGACTGGTCGAACCCGCCGTTCGCCAAGTGGTTCGCCGACGGCGAGCTCAACGTGGCGTACAACTGCGTCGACCGGCACGTCGAGGCCGGCCACGGCGACCGGGTCGCCATCCACTTCGAGGGCGAGCCGGGCGACAGCCGCGCGATCACCTACGCCGAGCTCAAGGACGAGGTCTCCAAGGCCGCCAACGCCCTGACCGAGCTGGGCGTCCGCAAGGGCGACCGGGTCGCCGTCTACCTGCCGATGATCCCCGAGGCCGCGATCACGATGCTGGCCTGCGCCCGCGTCGGCGCCGCCCACTCGGTCGTCTTCGGCGGCTTCTCCGCCGACGCCGTGGCCTCCCGCATCCAGGACGCCGACGCCAAGGTGGTCGTGACCGCCGACGGCGGCTACCGCCGCGGCAAGCCGTCCGCGCTCAAGCCCGCCATCGACGAGGCCGTGGCCAAGTGCCCGACCGTCGAGCACGTCCTGGTGGTCCGCCGCACCGGCCAGGACACCGCCTTCACCGAGGGCCGGGACGTGTGGTGGCACGAGCTCGTCGAGCGCCAGTCCGCCGAGCACACCCCCGAGGCGTTCCCGGCCGAGCACCCGCTCTTCATCCTCTACACCTCGGGCACCACGGGGAAGCCGAAGGGCATCCTGCACACCTCCGGCGGCTACCTCACCCAGGCCGCGTACACCCACCACGCCGTCTTCGACCTCAAGCCGGAGACCGACGTCTACTGGTGCACCGCCGACATCGGCTGGGTCACCGGCCACTCGTACATCGTCTACGGCCCGCTGGCCAACGGCGCCACGCAGGTCATGTACGAGGGCACCCCGGACACCCCGCACCAGGGCAGGTTCTGGGAGATCGTGCAGAAGTACGGCGTCACCATCCTCTACACGGCGCCGACCGCGATCCGCACGTTCATGAAGTGGGGCGACGACATCCCCGCGAAGTTCGACCTCTCCAGCCTCCGGGTGCTGGGTTCGGTCGGCGAGCCGATCAACCCCGAGGCGTGGATCTGGTACCGCAAGCACATCGGCGCCGACCGCTGCCCGATCGTGGACACCTGGTGGCAGACCGAGACGGGCGCGATGATGATCAGCCCGCTGCCCGGCGTCACCGAGGCCAAGCCGGGCTCCGCCCAGCGCCCGCTGCCCGGCATCTCCGCCACCGTCGTGGACGACGAGGCCAACGAGGTGCCGAACGGCGGCGGCGGCTACCTGGTGCTCACCGAGCCGTGGCCGTCGATGCTCCGCACCATCTGGGGCGACGACCAGCGCTTCATCGACACCTACTGGTCCCGCTTCGAAGGCAAGTACTTCGCCGGCGACGGCGCCAAGAAGGACGACGACGGCGACATCTGGCTGCTCGGCCGCGTCGACGACGTCATGCTGGTCTCCGGCCACAACATCTCGACCACCGAGGTCGAGTCGGCGCTCGTCTCCCACCCGTCGGTGGCCGAGGCGGCCGTCGTCGGCGCCGCCGACGAGACCACCGGCCAGGCGATCGTCGCCTTCGTGATCCTGCGCGGCACCGCCAGCGAGGACGAGGCCCTCGTCGCCGAGCTGCGCAACCACGTCGGCGCCACCCTCGGCCCGATCGCCAAGCCCAAGCGGATCCTCCCGGTGGCCGAGCTGCCGAAGACCCGCTCCGGCAAGATCATGCGACGGCTGCTGCGCGACGTGGCCGAGAACCGCGAGCTGGGCGATGTCACCACGCTCACCGACTCGTCCGTGATGTCGCTCATCCAGACCAAGCTGCCGGCCGCGCCCAGCGAGGACTGA
- a CDS encoding SulP family inorganic anion transporter, which translates to MTLCTPARTPNRPRVQRPHSPPGGGRRFRPAGADVSASIAVFLIALPLSLGIALATGAPLQAGLVAAAVGGLVAGRLGGSPLQVSGPAAGLTVVTAELIQRYGWRTTCAITVLAGLAQLGLAALKVARSALMVSPAIVHGMVAGIGVTIALAQLHIVLGGTPQSSAVDNALGLPAQLADVAPASLAISALTVAVLLGWPRLPGRAGAWARKAPAALVGVGGATVLAVAAGLSLPRVDLPSWSSHALPGLPEGPVLGIAAGVLTITLVTSVQSLLSAVAVDKLVAARPDRGRGIPRADLDRELAGQGAANVVSGALGGLPVAGVAVRSVANVSAGAVSRASTMLHGLWIVLASLFLVSAIDLIPLAALAALVMVVGIQMVSITHIRTVTRHREVVVYAVTLTGVVLVGVLEGVALGIAVAVAVAMQRLARTRITREERDGRHLLRVRGQLTFLAVPRLSRALHQIPAGADVIVELDGSFMDHAAYETLNDWTAGHLAHGGAVELTGPTGGRITGSPAASEPGGDADAEDGTGPAPRPGAEDVCCRPWTPWHNHQCAERPAPPPAPAAEEPPRPTAHQLAHGIGKFQRNTAPLVREELARLAREGQSPSQLFLTCADSRLVTSMITSSGPGDLFTVRNVGNLVPLPGEESGDDSVAAAIEYAVDVLRVQSITVCGHSGCGAMQALLGAGPDEPATPLRRWLRHGRPSLERMASRRHAWARIAGRLPADAVEQLCLTNVVQQLEHLRAYESVARRLADGSLTLHGMYFHVGEAQAYLLSDADEGRGYDDVFHGVPPTVLAARAS; encoded by the coding sequence ATGACCCTCTGCACCCCTGCCCGCACGCCCAACCGGCCCCGCGTCCAGCGGCCCCACAGCCCACCCGGAGGCGGCCGCCGCTTCCGCCCCGCCGGCGCGGACGTCTCCGCGTCGATCGCCGTCTTCCTGATCGCGCTGCCGCTGTCGCTCGGCATCGCCCTCGCCACCGGAGCCCCGCTCCAGGCCGGACTGGTCGCCGCCGCCGTCGGCGGTCTGGTCGCCGGCCGCCTCGGCGGCTCCCCGCTCCAGGTGAGCGGACCCGCCGCCGGCCTCACCGTCGTCACCGCCGAGCTGATCCAGCGGTACGGCTGGCGCACCACCTGCGCCATCACGGTCCTCGCCGGCCTCGCCCAACTCGGCCTGGCCGCGCTGAAGGTGGCCCGCTCGGCGCTCATGGTCTCGCCCGCCATCGTGCACGGCATGGTGGCCGGCATCGGCGTCACCATCGCCCTGGCCCAGCTCCACATCGTCCTCGGCGGCACCCCGCAGAGCTCCGCGGTGGACAACGCCCTCGGTCTGCCCGCCCAGTTGGCGGACGTGGCCCCTGCCTCGCTCGCGATCAGCGCGCTGACCGTCGCCGTCCTGCTCGGCTGGCCCCGGCTGCCGGGCAGAGCGGGCGCGTGGGCCCGCAAGGCCCCGGCCGCGCTGGTCGGTGTCGGCGGCGCCACGGTGCTCGCGGTGGCCGCCGGGCTCAGCCTGCCCCGGGTCGACCTGCCGTCCTGGAGCAGCCACGCGCTGCCGGGGCTGCCCGAAGGACCGGTCCTCGGCATCGCCGCCGGCGTGCTGACCATCACCCTGGTCACCAGCGTGCAGTCGCTGCTCTCCGCCGTCGCCGTCGACAAGCTCGTCGCCGCCCGGCCGGACCGGGGCCGGGGCATCCCGCGCGCCGACCTCGACCGCGAACTGGCCGGCCAGGGCGCGGCCAACGTGGTCTCCGGCGCGCTCGGCGGCCTCCCGGTCGCCGGGGTCGCGGTCCGCAGCGTGGCCAACGTGTCGGCGGGCGCGGTCAGCCGCGCCTCCACCATGCTGCACGGCCTGTGGATCGTGCTGGCCTCGCTGTTCCTGGTGTCCGCCATCGACCTGATCCCGCTGGCCGCGCTCGCCGCGCTGGTGATGGTGGTCGGCATCCAGATGGTGAGCATCACTCACATCCGTACGGTCACCCGGCACCGCGAGGTCGTGGTGTACGCGGTGACGCTGACCGGGGTCGTCCTGGTCGGCGTCCTGGAGGGCGTGGCCCTCGGCATCGCCGTCGCCGTCGCCGTCGCGATGCAGCGGCTGGCCCGGACCCGGATCACCCGGGAGGAGCGCGACGGGCGCCACCTGCTGCGCGTGCGCGGCCAGCTGACCTTCCTCGCGGTGCCGCGGCTGAGCCGGGCGCTGCACCAGATCCCCGCGGGCGCGGACGTGATCGTGGAGCTGGACGGCTCGTTCATGGACCACGCCGCGTACGAGACGCTGAACGACTGGACCGCCGGCCATCTGGCCCACGGCGGCGCGGTCGAGCTGACGGGCCCCACCGGAGGCCGTATCACCGGCTCTCCCGCCGCCTCCGAGCCGGGCGGCGACGCCGACGCGGAGGACGGTACGGGCCCGGCCCCGCGCCCCGGCGCCGAGGACGTCTGCTGCCGGCCCTGGACGCCCTGGCACAACCACCAGTGCGCCGAGCGGCCCGCGCCGCCGCCCGCCCCCGCGGCCGAGGAGCCGCCCCGCCCGACGGCCCATCAGCTGGCGCACGGGATCGGCAAGTTCCAGCGGAACACCGCACCGCTGGTCCGGGAGGAGCTGGCCCGGCTGGCCCGGGAGGGCCAGAGCCCCTCCCAGCTCTTCCTCACCTGCGCCGACTCCCGGCTGGTCACCAGCATGATCACGTCCAGCGGTCCGGGCGACCTCTTCACCGTGCGCAACGTCGGCAATCTGGTGCCGCTGCCCGGCGAGGAGAGCGGGGACGACTCGGTCGCGGCGGCGATCGAGTACGCGGTGGACGTGCTGCGGGTGCAGTCGATCACCGTGTGCGGCCACTCCGGCTGCGGCGCCATGCAGGCCCTGCTCGGTGCCGGTCCCGACGAGCCGGCGACCCCGCTGCGCCGCTGGCTGCGGCACGGCAGACCGAGCCTGGAGCGGATGGCGAGCCGCCGTCACGCGTGGGCGCGGATCGCCGGTCGGCTGCCGGCGGACGCGGTGGAGCAGCTGTGCCTCACCAACGTCGTCCAGCAGCTGGAGCACCTGCGGGCGTACGAGTCGGTGGCGCGGCGGCTCGCGGACGGCAGCCTCACCCTGCACGGGATGTACTTCCACGTGGGCGAGGCGCAGGCGTACCTGCTCTCCGACGCGGACGAGGGGCGCGGCTACGACGACGTCTTCCACGGCGTCCCGCCGACGGTCCTGGCCGCCCGCGCGTCCTGA
- the nhaA gene encoding Na+/H+ antiporter NhaA — protein sequence MSTDRTFLGRLSLPERRHLTDALRTETVGGVLLLVAAVSALVWANTFPAGYETVSGFHIGPASLGLDLSIEHWAADGLLAIFFFVAGIELKRELVAGELRDPKAAALPVVAAICGMATPALVYVLVNAVGSGSMDGWAVPTATDIAFALAVLAVIGTSLPSALRAFLLTLAVVDDLFAILIIAVFFTSDLNFAALGGAFAGLALFWFLLRKEVRGWYVYVPLALVIWALMYNSGVHATIAGVAMGLMLRCTTRDGEEHSPGEHVEHLVRPLSAGLAVPLFALFSAGVTMSSEALRDVFTQPVTLGVVLGLVVGKALGIFGGTWLAARFTRAELNPQLSWPDVFAVATLAGIGFTVSLLIGELAFEGDAALTDEVKAAVLMGSLIAAACASVLLKLRVRKYQLLVAEEERDEDEDGIPDVYEEGTEAYHLRMAEIHERKAAEHRERARLAGAPRDGADRPA from the coding sequence GTGTCCACCGACCGCACGTTCCTCGGCCGGCTCTCCCTCCCGGAGCGCCGTCACCTCACCGATGCCCTGCGCACGGAGACGGTCGGCGGTGTCCTGCTGCTCGTCGCCGCCGTCAGCGCGCTCGTCTGGGCCAACACCTTCCCCGCCGGCTACGAGACGGTCTCCGGCTTCCACATCGGCCCCGCCTCGCTCGGCCTCGACCTCTCGATCGAGCACTGGGCCGCCGACGGCCTCCTCGCGATCTTCTTCTTCGTCGCCGGCATCGAGCTCAAGCGCGAACTGGTCGCCGGCGAACTGCGCGACCCCAAGGCCGCCGCCCTCCCCGTCGTCGCGGCGATCTGCGGCATGGCCACCCCGGCCCTCGTCTACGTGCTGGTCAACGCCGTCGGCAGCGGCTCCATGGACGGCTGGGCCGTGCCCACGGCCACCGACATCGCCTTCGCGCTCGCGGTCCTCGCCGTCATCGGCACCTCGCTCCCCTCCGCGCTGCGCGCCTTCCTCCTCACCCTCGCCGTCGTCGACGACCTCTTCGCCATCCTGATCATCGCGGTCTTCTTCACCAGCGACCTGAACTTCGCCGCCCTCGGCGGCGCCTTCGCCGGCCTCGCCCTCTTCTGGTTCCTGCTCCGCAAGGAGGTCCGCGGCTGGTACGTGTACGTCCCGCTGGCGCTGGTGATCTGGGCCCTGATGTACAACAGCGGCGTCCACGCCACCATCGCGGGCGTGGCGATGGGTCTGATGCTCCGCTGCACCACCCGTGACGGCGAGGAGCACTCCCCCGGCGAGCACGTCGAGCACCTGGTCCGGCCCCTCTCCGCGGGCCTCGCCGTCCCGCTCTTCGCGCTCTTCTCGGCCGGCGTCACCATGTCCAGCGAGGCGCTCCGGGACGTCTTCACCCAGCCCGTCACCCTCGGCGTGGTCCTCGGCCTGGTCGTCGGCAAGGCCCTCGGCATCTTCGGCGGCACCTGGCTGGCCGCCCGCTTCACCAGGGCGGAGCTCAACCCCCAGCTGTCCTGGCCGGACGTCTTCGCCGTCGCCACCCTCGCCGGGATCGGCTTCACCGTCTCCCTCCTCATCGGCGAACTCGCCTTCGAGGGAGACGCGGCCCTCACCGACGAGGTGAAGGCGGCGGTCCTCATGGGCTCGCTGATCGCCGCGGCGTGCGCCTCGGTCCTGCTCAAGCTGCGCGTGCGGAAGTACCAGCTGCTGGTGGCCGAGGAGGAGCGCGACGAGGACGAGGACGGCATCCCGGACGTGTACGAGGAGGGCACCGAGGCGTACCACCTCCGGATGGCCGAGATCCACGAGCGGAAGGCCGCGGAGCACCGCGAGCGCGCCCGACTGGCGGGGGCACCGCGCGACGGGGCCGACCGTCCGGCATGA
- a CDS encoding ATP-binding protein has translation MKIAFVGKGGSGKTTLSSLFVRHLAAIESPVVAVDADINQHLGAALGLSEAEAAALPAMGAHLPLIKEYLRGANPRIVSAETMIKTTPPGAGSRLLRVREDNPVYEACARPVRLDPGEVRLMATGPFTEADLGVACYHSKVGAVELCLNHLVDGAGEYVVVDMTAGSDSFASGMFTRFDMTFLVAEPTRKGVSVYRQYKEYARDFGVALKVVGNKVQGPDDLDFLRQEVGEDLLVTVGHSDWVRAMEKGRPPRFEELEPENHRALRTLREAADDTYERRDWQRYTSQMVHFHLRNAESWGNAKTGADLAAQVDPDFVLGEPTTATVR, from the coding sequence ATGAAGATCGCTTTCGTCGGGAAGGGCGGCAGCGGCAAGACGACGCTGTCCTCGCTCTTCGTCCGCCACCTCGCCGCCATCGAGTCGCCCGTCGTCGCCGTCGACGCGGACATCAACCAGCACCTCGGGGCCGCGCTCGGTCTCTCCGAGGCGGAGGCGGCCGCGCTGCCCGCGATGGGGGCGCATCTGCCGCTCATCAAGGAGTACCTGCGCGGCGCCAATCCGCGGATCGTCTCGGCCGAGACGATGATCAAGACGACGCCGCCCGGGGCGGGTTCGCGGCTGCTGCGGGTCCGGGAGGACAACCCGGTGTACGAGGCGTGCGCGCGGCCGGTCCGGCTGGACCCGGGCGAGGTGCGGCTGATGGCGACGGGGCCGTTCACCGAGGCGGACCTCGGCGTGGCCTGCTACCACTCGAAGGTCGGCGCGGTGGAGCTGTGCCTCAACCACCTGGTGGACGGGGCCGGGGAGTACGTGGTCGTCGACATGACGGCGGGCTCGGACTCGTTCGCGTCGGGCATGTTCACCCGTTTCGACATGACCTTCCTGGTGGCCGAGCCGACCCGCAAGGGCGTGTCGGTGTACCGCCAGTACAAGGAGTACGCGCGGGACTTCGGCGTGGCGCTGAAGGTCGTCGGCAACAAGGTGCAGGGCCCGGACGACCTGGACTTCCTGCGCCAGGAGGTCGGCGAGGACCTGCTCGTCACGGTCGGCCACTCGGACTGGGTCCGCGCGATGGAGAAGGGCCGGCCGCCGCGCTTCGAGGAGCTGGAGCCGGAGAACCACCGCGCCCTGCGGACCCTGCGGGAGGCGGCGGACGACACGTACGAGCGCCGCGACTGGCAGCGCTACACGAGCCAGATGGTCCACTTCCACCTCCGCAACGCGGAGAGCTGGGGCAACGCCAAGACCGGGGCCGACCTGGCGGCGCAGGTCGACCCCGACTTCGTCCTCGGCGAGCCCACCACGGCGACCGTCCGCTGA
- a CDS encoding Fic family protein, which translates to MSTHASDPLAALGTLPGVADAVDSVRKAVDRVYGHRVMRRRSNEIAHEAALRGARGSAALAGADWALEEVRRRTDFSADPEARTVGAALRLSAEAGELLSIWRQSPLRVLARLHLVAAGEHEDSTGRPRQAGETVTEPLIEAPLPSPDEVAARLDGLAELVVAGSEAPALVVAAVVHGELLALRPFTSHNGLVARTAERIVLEGSGLDPKGICPAEVGHAEQGRAAYAAAFEGYLTGTPEGVGAWITHCGRAVELGVRESTAVCEALQRGAA; encoded by the coding sequence ATGAGTACGCACGCCTCTGACCCCTTGGCCGCTCTCGGCACCCTGCCGGGCGTCGCCGACGCGGTGGACTCCGTACGCAAGGCCGTCGACCGGGTCTACGGCCACCGTGTGATGCGCCGCCGCAGCAACGAGATCGCCCACGAGGCTGCGCTCCGCGGCGCCCGCGGCTCGGCCGCGCTGGCCGGGGCCGACTGGGCCCTGGAGGAGGTCCGCCGCCGGACAGACTTCAGCGCCGACCCCGAGGCCCGCACCGTCGGCGCCGCCCTCCGGCTGAGCGCCGAGGCGGGCGAACTCCTCTCCATCTGGCGCCAGTCGCCGCTCCGGGTGCTGGCCCGGCTGCACCTGGTTGCCGCGGGCGAGCACGAGGATTCGACGGGTCGCCCCCGGCAGGCCGGCGAGACCGTGACCGAGCCGCTGATCGAGGCTCCGCTGCCGAGCCCCGACGAGGTCGCCGCCCGCCTCGACGGCCTCGCGGAACTCGTCGTCGCGGGCAGCGAGGCCCCGGCGCTGGTCGTCGCCGCCGTCGTCCACGGCGAACTGCTCGCCCTGCGCCCCTTCACCTCGCACAACGGCCTGGTCGCCCGGACCGCGGAGCGGATCGTGCTGGAGGGCAGCGGCCTCGACCCGAAGGGCATCTGCCCCGCCGAGGTCGGCCACGCGGAGCAGGGTCGGGCCGCCTACGCGGCCGCCTTCGAGGGGTATCTGACCGGCACCCCGGAGGGCGTCGGCGCGTGGATCACGCACTGCGGGCGCGCGGTGGAACTCGGCGTCCGGGAGTCGACGGCGGTCTGCGAGGCGCTGCAGCGCGGCGCGGCCTGA